One genomic region from Ptychodera flava strain L36383 chromosome 14, AS_Pfla_20210202, whole genome shotgun sequence encodes:
- the LOC139149581 gene encoding leucine-rich repeat-containing protein 58-like isoform X2, which yields MAISIGSYVSTLLADSIFHTGDVQATSIAVVIVGMLSFSLVCLLVSLIFGKPPATSAKKKTASTVPLRRASSCRLGRRPSMVHVTHKKGVRLGRAPKQTKQVILSCREVPKQFNNVPCTVCNIVAAKKTCSYLNLKNCPDRIGYVGAQLVSLNLSNNRIHSLPEEIGFLRGLEELFLQYNCLTEIPESIGNLEKLEELDCKNNRIKKLPNSLGNMVSLNILNVTNNMLQTFPRSIGKCVELEELCAHSNQLTELPDEISNLVNLTTLYLGENRLSELPKNIGNLVRLAELDVSSCELVYLPDSLSRCTSLVRVWLSSNKLKAVPDQMGRLNQLKELHVRNNQIMYFPASLLYLQLYTFSANHNALIDEWNMEARQAITVEPTDDIPPLLELAARTLVKHDVHWTKDDLPLELVDMLVNARQCSSCEGPFFKHYKSEIVFSNVGVFHRVPLYQQICSPYTNTHCQPVDTR from the exons ATGGCCATTAGCATAGGTAGTTACGTATCCACCCTCCTGGCTGATTCCATCTTCCACACCGGCGACGTCCAGGCCACCAGCATAGCGGTGGTCATCGTTGGCATGCTGTCCTTCTCGCTTGTGTGCCTTCTGGTCAGTCTGATATTTGGCAAACCCCCGGCAACCAGTGCAAAGAAGAAGACCGCCAGCACAGTGCCTCTCAGGAGGGCTTCGTCATGTAGACTAGGAAGAAGACCTTCTATG GTACATGTGACCCACAAGAAAGGTGTGAGGTTAGGAAGAGCCCCAAAGCAGACCAAACAGGTCATACTGTCCTGTAGAGAAGTGCCAAAGCAGTTCAACAACGTTCCCTGTACTGTGTGTAATATTGTTGCTGCAAAGAAAACATGCAG TTATCTCAACCTGAAGAATTGCCCTGATAGAATTGGGTATGTGGGTGCCCAGCTGGTCAGCCTTAATCTCTCCAACAACAGAATCCATTCATTACCAGAAGAAATAGGATTCCTAAGAGGCTTAGAGGAGCTCTTTCTGCAGTATAACTGCCTTACAGAGATCCCG GAGAGCATTGGAAACCTGGAGAAGTTAGAAGAGCTAGACTGTAAAAACAACAGAATTAAAAAGCTTCCCAACTCACTGGGTAATATGGTATCCCTGAATATCCTTAATGTGACCAACAACATGCTGCAGACATTTCCACGTTCAATTGGAAAATGTGTGGAACTGGAAGAGCTTTGTGCCCA TTCTAATCAACTGACCGAGCTGCCTGATGAAATAAGCAACTTAGTCAATTTAACT ACCTTGTACCTGGGAGAGAACAGGCTGAGTGAGTTGCCCAAGAACATTGGTAATTTGGTGAGACTAGCTGAGTTAGATGTATCATCCTGTGAACTAGTTTACCTGCCAGACTCCTTATCCAGATGTACATCACTGGTCAGAGTCTGGCTTTCAAGTAACAA ATTGAAAGCTGTCCCGGATCAGATGGGTAGACTGAACCAACTCAAGGAGCTTCATGTACGCAATAATCAAATCATGTACTTTCCGGCGTCACTTCTATACCTTCAATTGTACACATTTAGCG CCAACCACAATGCACTAATAGATGAATGGAACATGGAGGCTCGGCAAGCTATCACAGTTGAACCAACGGATGACATTCCACCTCTCTTAGAATTAGCAGCTAGGACATTGGTGAAACACGATGTACATTGGACCAAAGATGATTTACCACTGGAACTTGTTG ATATGCTTGTGAATGCCAGACAGTGTTCCAGCTGTGAGGGGCCTTTCTTCAAACATTACAAGTCTGAGATTGTTTTCAGCAACGTTGGAGTGTTTCACAGAGTGCCTCTATACCAGCAGATCTGTTCACCATACACCAATACACACTGTCAACCGGTAGACACCAGATGA
- the LOC139149581 gene encoding leucine-rich repeat-containing protein 58-like isoform X1, with protein sequence MAISIGSYVSTLLADSIFHTGDVQATSIAVVIVGMLSFSLVCLLVSLIFGKPPATSAKKKTASTVPLRRASSCRLGRRPSMVHVTHKKGVRLGRAPKQTKQVILSCREVPKQFNNVPCTVCNIVAAKKTCRYARCGACCRANKASICHAHGTGGTAAQGIVEGACDDKPVELDLSYLNLKNCPDRIGYVGAQLVSLNLSNNRIHSLPEEIGFLRGLEELFLQYNCLTEIPESIGNLEKLEELDCKNNRIKKLPNSLGNMVSLNILNVTNNMLQTFPRSIGKCVELEELCAHSNQLTELPDEISNLVNLTTLYLGENRLSELPKNIGNLVRLAELDVSSCELVYLPDSLSRCTSLVRVWLSSNKLKAVPDQMGRLNQLKELHVRNNQIMYFPASLLYLQLYTFSANHNALIDEWNMEARQAITVEPTDDIPPLLELAARTLVKHDVHWTKDDLPLELVDMLVNARQCSSCEGPFFKHYKSEIVFSNVGVFHRVPLYQQICSPYTNTHCQPVDTR encoded by the exons ATGGCCATTAGCATAGGTAGTTACGTATCCACCCTCCTGGCTGATTCCATCTTCCACACCGGCGACGTCCAGGCCACCAGCATAGCGGTGGTCATCGTTGGCATGCTGTCCTTCTCGCTTGTGTGCCTTCTGGTCAGTCTGATATTTGGCAAACCCCCGGCAACCAGTGCAAAGAAGAAGACCGCCAGCACAGTGCCTCTCAGGAGGGCTTCGTCATGTAGACTAGGAAGAAGACCTTCTATG GTACATGTGACCCACAAGAAAGGTGTGAGGTTAGGAAGAGCCCCAAAGCAGACCAAACAGGTCATACTGTCCTGTAGAGAAGTGCCAAAGCAGTTCAACAACGTTCCCTGTACTGTGTGTAATATTGTTGCTGCAAAGAAAACATGCAG GTATGCAAGATGTGGTGCGTGTTGCCGTGCCAACAAAGCGTCAATTTGCCACGCCCATGGTACCGGCGGCACAGCAGCCCAGGGTATAGTGGAGGGTGCCTGTGATGACAAACCTGTGGAGTTAGACCTCAG TTATCTCAACCTGAAGAATTGCCCTGATAGAATTGGGTATGTGGGTGCCCAGCTGGTCAGCCTTAATCTCTCCAACAACAGAATCCATTCATTACCAGAAGAAATAGGATTCCTAAGAGGCTTAGAGGAGCTCTTTCTGCAGTATAACTGCCTTACAGAGATCCCG GAGAGCATTGGAAACCTGGAGAAGTTAGAAGAGCTAGACTGTAAAAACAACAGAATTAAAAAGCTTCCCAACTCACTGGGTAATATGGTATCCCTGAATATCCTTAATGTGACCAACAACATGCTGCAGACATTTCCACGTTCAATTGGAAAATGTGTGGAACTGGAAGAGCTTTGTGCCCA TTCTAATCAACTGACCGAGCTGCCTGATGAAATAAGCAACTTAGTCAATTTAACT ACCTTGTACCTGGGAGAGAACAGGCTGAGTGAGTTGCCCAAGAACATTGGTAATTTGGTGAGACTAGCTGAGTTAGATGTATCATCCTGTGAACTAGTTTACCTGCCAGACTCCTTATCCAGATGTACATCACTGGTCAGAGTCTGGCTTTCAAGTAACAA ATTGAAAGCTGTCCCGGATCAGATGGGTAGACTGAACCAACTCAAGGAGCTTCATGTACGCAATAATCAAATCATGTACTTTCCGGCGTCACTTCTATACCTTCAATTGTACACATTTAGCG CCAACCACAATGCACTAATAGATGAATGGAACATGGAGGCTCGGCAAGCTATCACAGTTGAACCAACGGATGACATTCCACCTCTCTTAGAATTAGCAGCTAGGACATTGGTGAAACACGATGTACATTGGACCAAAGATGATTTACCACTGGAACTTGTTG ATATGCTTGTGAATGCCAGACAGTGTTCCAGCTGTGAGGGGCCTTTCTTCAAACATTACAAGTCTGAGATTGTTTTCAGCAACGTTGGAGTGTTTCACAGAGTGCCTCTATACCAGCAGATCTGTTCACCATACACCAATACACACTGTCAACCGGTAGACACCAGATGA
- the LOC139149582 gene encoding JNK1/MAPK8-associated membrane protein-like has translation MKIQQGPYPYDEEITHIEEGVKSCPGSYCGRNELENGTFSSCGACAWGYTTNASSICTLCDEVPTFYDWLYLGFMASLALVLNWFFIEYFAKSKRAIILHISALIECSIAAIVTLLLVEPLGSLQIRSCLITSLADWYTVLFNPSPGFTSTLHCTHEAAYPLYTIVFIYYAVDLVCMMLVRPVLAAKFCARYGKPSLYAALYFLPILTVTQAVAAGLIYYSFPYIVIIVSLLTSALHFAKQEIEGIKDLVKRPGHIVILLGHWAAHAYGIISITQLENIVLHLALLALVPVPALFYLMTVRFTDPTKVQTYSI, from the exons ATGAAAATCCAGCAAGGTCCATATCCCTATGACGAAG AAATCACCCACATAGAAGAGGGTGTCAAGTCATGTCCTGGATCGTATTGTGGAAGAAATGAACTGGAAAATGGTACTTTTAGTTCGTGTGGG gcATGTGCATGGGGTTACACAACCAATGCTTCATCCATATGTACACTGTGTGATGAGGTACCCACCTTCTATGATTGGTTGTACCTTGGTTTCATGGCATCGTTGGCGCTTGTCTTGAACTGGTTCTTTATAGAATATTTTGCAAAGTCCAAAAG GGccatcattttacacatatcgGCGTTGATTGAATGCTCAATAGCAGCTATTGTGACACTTCTATTGGTGGAACCCTTAG gCTCACTACAGATTCGTTCCTGTCTAATTACAAGTCTTGCTGATTGGTATACAGTGCTGTTCAACCCGTCTCCAGGTTTTACATCAACACTCCATTGTACGCATGAAGCAGCGTATCCACT GTACACCATAGTCTTCATATACTATGCTGTAGATTTGGTGTGTATGATGTTAGTGAGACCGGTGTTAGCTGCTAAGTTCTGTGCAAGATACGGTAAACCGTCCCTGTATGCAGCATTGTACTTCCTTCCTATCTTGACAGTGACACAGGCTGTCGCTGCTGGCTTGATCT ATTACTCCTTCCCGTACATTGTAATCATTGTCTCCCTGTTGACCAGTGCCCTCCACTTTGCAAAACAAGAAATAGAG GGTATAAAGGACCTCGTGAAGAGACCGGGACATATAGTAATACTACTAGGACACTGGGCAGCCCATGCCTATGGCATCATTTCAATTACACAGCTTGAAAACATAGTATTACATCTAGCACTGTTGGCTTTGGTTCCAGTGCCAGCATTATTCTACCTGATGACAGTCAGGTTCACAGACCCTACTAAAGTGCAGACATATTCAATCTGA
- the LOC139149584 gene encoding zinc transporter ZIP9-like, translating to MDDFWRLLLLSLAMLIGCYLAGSIPLAINLSEEKLRLVTVLGAGLLVGTALAVIIPEGIHALYENVPESHHVAKEGIEETAKDAAAHSHDHDHDSEHAENDLHVYIGFALVIGFVFMLLVDQIGGAHFHSPAGDAETAGRNNSTGRNKITATLGLVVHAAADGIAMGAAAKTSRADVEMIVFVAIMLHKAPAAFGLVSFLLHENFQRNRIRMHLFVFSMAAPIGAILTFVGLSQGTKEALDTINATGIAMLFSAGTFLYVATVHVLPEIAAQGHSHTAGAADQENSTDVKHPGFSKIELLALVVGSLTPLILSVHHHH from the exons ATGGACGATTTTTGGAGGCTTTTGCTCCTGTCTTTAGCCATGTTGATCGGCTGCTACCTAGCTGGCTCTATCCCCTTAGCCATCAACTTGTCAGAG GAAAAGCTACGTCTTGTGACGGTACTTGGTGCTGGGCTGTTGGTTGGTACTGCGTTGGCTGTGATAATACCAGAGGGAATTCATGCTTTGTACGAAAATGTTCCAG AGTCTCACCATGTTGCGAAAGAAGGAATAGAAGAGACGGCCAAAGATGCCGCAGCTCACTCACATGACCATGACCATGacagtgaacatgcagagaatgATCTGCATGTGTACATAGGCTTTGCTCTAGTCATTGGGTTTGTTTTTATGCTCCTAGTCGACCAGATTGGTGGCGCCCACTTCCATTCACCTGCTG GTGACGCTGAGACAGCTGGCAGGAATAACTCCACTGGTAGGAATAAAATTACAGCTACACTTGGCTTGGTGGTACATGCAGCAG CCGATGGTATCGCCATGGGAGCCGCAGCAAAGACCTCAAGAGCGGATGTAGAAATGATCGTATTTGTTGCAATTATGTTACATAAG GCACCAGCAGCGTTTGGTCTGGTCTCTTTTCTTTTACATGAAAACTTTCAGAGGAACAGGATACGaatgcatttatttgttttctccATGGCGGCTCCAATTGGAGCAATTCTCACATTTGTAGGACTGAgtcag GGTACAAAGGAAGCCTTGGACACCATCAACGCCACCGGTATAGCCATGCTGTTCTCGGCGGGGACATTTTTATATGTAGCCACCGTACACGTTTTACCTGAAATAGCCGCTCAAGGCCATTCCCACACAGCTGGTGCCGCAGATCAAGAAAACTCAACCGATGTCAAACATCCAGGCTTCTCAAAGATTGAACTGTTGGCTCTTGTGGTGGGTTCTCTGACCCCACTTATATTGTctgttcatcatcatcattaa